CTTTGGCAACCCCGAGAGAAAGAACGTACCGTCCACGATGGCGAAAGCCACGATCAGTGGGATCGTGATGGCGCGCTTCCATTTCAAGACGTCGACTGCGACGCGATAAAAGACGATCGACGTAGCGAGCATCGTGGCCGAAACGGCTAAGCCGTACGCAGCAGCAAGGTGATCGCTCGAACGAAATGTCAGAACCAAGACGATGCACGCGATCCCCAATGCCGCATTGACTGTGGGCACGTAGACCTGGCCGCGAAGACGAAGCGACGTATGGCAAACGGTCATCCGGGGCCATAGATTGAGGTTGATGGCTTGTTCGGTGAGAGTGAACGCGCCGGAGATCAATGCCTGCGAGGCGATTACGGTGGCAAGCGTCGCGAGAAAGACCATCGGAAGTAAGAACGGTCCCGGTACCAAACCAAAAAAGGGAGAAGAGATTGCCAGACCGTTGGGATTACCAATCAAGAAAGCGCCTTGTCCGGCATAGTTGAGAATTAGGGTCGGGAAGACCAGCCCGTACCACGCGATCACAATCGGCTTTCGTCCGAAATGTGACATATCGGCATAGAGCGCTTCAACGCCGGTAACCGCAAGCACAACTCCGCCAAAGACCAAAAACCCGAAGATGCCGTGGTGGGAGACGAAGTACAACGCGTGCCGTGGGTCCAGCGCGGCGGCAATCGCAGGCGCGCGAATGATGGCGACGAGGCCCGCGGTTCCAATCGCGACGAACCATAGCGCCAGAACCGGCCCAAAAAGGCGCCCGATACGCTCGGTCCCACGCGATTGCAACAGAAAAAGACCGACCAGAATTGCTACTGAGATCGGCACCACGTACGGTTGCGCCGCCGATGTCGAGACGCCGATGCCCTCGACGGCAGAGACGACTGAAATCGCCGGTGTGATGATCCCATCGCCAAAGAGCATCCCCGCTCCAACGATCACCACGAACGTTATCCAGTTTGGCCGAATCGGCATGCCGAACGCACGGGGCGGCGATGCAAGGGCAAGGAGCGCTAAGATACCACCTTCGCCCTCATGATCGACCCTCATCAGCGTGCCGATGTATTTGACGCATACCACGATCACGAGGGCCCAAATAATCAACGAAACGAGTCCTAAAATGTTGGGCAGCGTCGGCGGTACCTGTGCCGTGGTAAAGCAGGTTTTTAGGGTGTAGAGCGGGCTGGTGCCAAGATCGCCGAAGACGACACCCAGCGCGGCGAGCACGAGCGCGGAGCGAACACCTTGTCGGGGCGAGTCAGGGAGGGCAGGATCCGCCATTGCGGGCGAGTTCGTCGATCCGATCCAAAACCACCTGGCGCCGCTTGCGGAGCGCAGTATTGATTTCGGCGGCCCACTGCTCGTGCGCGTCGGCGATCACTGCGTCGTTGTCGTACAGCGCCGCCGCGGAACGATAGTGCGCGTACGACGCGCGCAGGTCGCCGCGCCGGTAATGCTCGTCTCCGTCGTTCGCGTGGGCTTCGAAGGCTTTCACATCGATGATGACGTTGTCAAGATTGATCGAGACGTGATCGCCTGCGCGAAAATAATAGTCCACTTCGCCCAAGCCCACGACGCGAGCGATGGCTTTGCGAATGTTCGAGCAAACCGTTCTCAAACTCTGGGAAGCGGCGTGCTTGTCGGCCTGCGGCCAGAAGATTTCCATCAGGCGGGCGCGCGACGCAATGCCGTCGTGCTGGAGCGCAACGTACTCAAAAACCTGCCGGTCGCGGCGGCGGCACCATTCGATCGGCCGTGTGCCGATCTCTGCGGTGAACCATCCGAAGAGCCGCACCCCCATGGGATGGATGGGACGGTGGCGAGGACTAGGACGTTCCGCATGGCGGTTGCGCGCGATCGCTCGGAGCGGCGCAAACCCGCGCGGACCGTGGATGACGAAAAGCCCGTGTTCTTCGAGCGTCCCAAGCAGGCCCGCGTCGATCGAATGTGCTCCGAGCATGAGCTTATTCACAAGCTCGATGTAACGCTCGCCGGCGAGCGCCGACGCGCCGGTTACAAATTCGTCGAACAGATGACCGTAGTGCGTGCGCCAATTCTCAAACGCTCTTCCGACGTCGCACCGATCCTCGGCCGCTTTGCGCAGCGCGCCGCTCACCACGTACGGCCATCCGTCGCTGCATTCCAGCAGGTGGACGGCATCGTTGTAAGTCAACGGCACGCCGCAAACCTCGGCAACCCGCCGAATTTCTCCGAGGTCGAATGCCAGGCGCTCGGCATCGCAGAGCACGGCAGTACCGTCCGCGACGAAGCGTCGCACTTCAAATGCGGCGCGGGAACGGCTCGCGATCAATAGCGAGATGCCGTCGGGCAGGCCTTCGATGAGGTTGACGATCGTGGCGGCCGCGTCGTCGCTCGGAGCCTGCTGCCAGTCCAATGCAATTTCGAGCGGCGAATGCGCGCTAACGATGCGCAGCAGTTGATCGTCCGACTCGATGGTGGTCTGCAGGTGCAGCGCACGAGCGATAACGGAACGAAGCGCACCGCTTGCGCCACCGTCGGGTAGCACGCAGTAGATTCCTTTTGCGGCCGATTGGCGCAAATAGCCGAGCAGCGCCACGGTTTTTCCGAAACCGGGCGGTGCGATCAAGAACCTCACTGGAACGCTTTTGAAGCGCTCTAGCCACTCTTCCAGCCCCTCACGCCGTATTACCGACGGTCCGAGCCGGCGCATATTTTCGCTCAGCATAATAATAGCAACGGTGCTCGGCGGCCAGGCTACCCGCGAACATTTGCTATTCTAACTGCGAGGTCAGCATTTCTCAAGCATTTTCAGAAGCACTTAATGTTTCGCCGATTCGGCGGTTTGCGCGATGCTGGACGCTAGTGCCAGTCAATCCGCAACTGCGAGATGATTGCAGGCGTCAAATCAACGGCTCCGTGCTCTGCATCGGCGCGACTGAAATCCACGCGGCGCAAATGACGCTCGCGGGCCAGCGAGAACGCCACGCTTCGAATCTGCGCGACGATCTCACGATAGAGCGCCACGCGATCCGCTTGTAGCGTGTGAAGCTGCGAGGATGTATCGCGTTGCGAGTGGCTGTCGGCATCGGCAGCGTGGGCGAAGCGCAGGCTAAGATCGTTCGAGGCGGTCCGCATCGCACCCGAGATGCTCGAGTCCGGATTCACCGCGGAGCGGCCGGAGCGAAGAGCGACGAGTTGCGAAACCGACGGAAGAGATTCCGATGCCGCGCGTTCGTTGAAGATTCTTCGCAGCATACCGTAGTTGGCTTGCGCCTTCGCGCGTAGTTGCGCGTCTAGAACGTCCTCGTCCGCGCCGGCGTTGCGCTCGAGTTGGATTCTATAGGCGGCGAGTGCGCCGTTATCGGCCATGCGCGCCTGCGCGACCGTTCGCATCTCAATAGCGTACAGCTGGCGTAGTTGTGACTGCAAGCTCGCGCGCCGGGACGCCGTCGAGTGCAAATCGTCGATCTTCAGGCGTAGCAATAAGCGCCGCCCGGCGTCGCGGCGCTGCAAGTCGAACACGAGCGTCGCCTCCTTTTCGCGCAGCTGCTGGGCTCGGGCGGCATAGGCCCGCTCCATGCGTTCTAGCAGTGATGCGCGGTAGGCTCGCAAATTCGCGTTGGTTTCGGCGACGAGCTGGCTCGTGGAGACTGCCGCTCCCCGCGCGGGATCCTGCCGCTGACGAAGAAGCGAATCGAGCGCAGCGTTTTCTTGCGCTCGATCGCGCGAAACATCGCGGTTGCCGATTGCGTCGGCGCGCAATGCCCCGGTCGCCGCATCGCTCTGGATCGCGTGCGCGCCTGCCTGCGCGGAAAGGGCGGGACTTCGTAGCGCGAGAATTCGTTGCGTGCTGCGCAGCGCGACGATCTCGCGATCGTATTGCGACAGAATGGCGTGCAGCGGATGGATCGCGATAAGGCGCGGCAGATCGACGAATCCCACGCTCGCTGCGGCCGGTGCCGCGCAAAGAAGGAAGGTCGTTCCAAGGATCACGGCCGCAAAACGACGCGTCGACGCGCTCACCACCATCGCCTCACGTAAGAGAACGACACGCCGCTCGAACCATTGATCGGGGTGAAAGACGTCGCCGGATTGACGTTGAGCACGTTGGCGGCGGCTGGTTGCGGTTGTTGCAGCGCGAAGAGCGTTGGCCCCGTCGAGCTGTAGGCGGTGAGACGTAAACCGGTCTCCGGGTTTGGATGCGCTTCGAGGCCGACGCTTTGCGTCTGCGGATAGCCGAAGGTTTGGCGGAAGATCGCCGTCACGTACTTGCCTAACGTTTTGCTCGCATTGACCCCGACACCGGTCTGCAGATCGCTCGTGATTTGAACCTCATTGAAGCCGAGAGCGCTGCCCACCGATGCGGAGATCGGCTCCAGAAGCGTACGCGTGAAAGCGGCGTTAAGTTGTCCCTTCGCGACATTCTGCACCGCCGAGGTCGCCGAAAGTCCACCTCCGCCCGTGGATTGCACGCCCTGGACCGCGCCAAACTGTTGCGCTCCGACGAGCAACCCCAGGATCTGCTGCCGGCTATAGGGAGGATCCGACGCCAACGCGAGATTCATATTCGTCACCGCCCCCGTCGCCTGCAGACGAATCGCCGTCGCGGGGTTCGGTACGAACGTCGTGGCGACTGCATCGACGTTGGGGATCAAGCCGTCTGCGGGATCAAAGCGCACATCGCCGCGTTCGATGTTGAACGCGCGATAGAAGGTCAATGATCCGCCGGTAGAGTGGAAGCCGCCGGCAAGCGTCGGCGCGCCGAGTGTTCCGCCGAGCCGCACCGCTCCCGTCGCTCCAATGTCGACGTTGGCGCTTTGCACGCGTACGTCCGGACCCGCCGTAAGCTGCAGGTTATCGAAGGCAACATCCAACGAACGCGCCTGGCTCGGACCGGCCTTATTGAGCGTGAGAAAAGCGCTGAGCGGAAGCCGCGCGTGCGACATCGCAAGATCGCCGCTCAACGAAGGCAGAGAGCCGGGCGCGCGCACCATCGCGACCGCGCCGCTGACCGTTCCTTGGAAATAGGCCGGCATATCCAGTCGCGCCTCGGTCGCACGAAGGTTGAAGCTCAAGGTTGCATCGGCGGGACGTAGATCGGGGATGCTCGCGACGCCGGAGGCCGTCAGGCGCCCCGAGCCGATGAGTGCGTGCGATTCCAAGATTGCGCGCGTTCCGGTGAAGGTAAGCGTCCCAGCGATGCCGGTGATCGGCGTGCGCTCCATCGGTCCGGCGAACGTGCCGTCGGACACCGTCAAGGCGCCGAGCAGCGTCGGCGAGGCGAACGTTCCCGCAAGATCGATACGGCCGTTCACCTGTCCGCGCAGGTTCGTTTGCTTGGGGAGAAGACCGGCGGCGTCGGAGAGATCCACACCATCGGCGACCAGCGAGCCCGAGATGGCGCCCCCGTTGCGCAAGGTGATGCCGCGTGCTCCGAACGTAATCGGCGCGCTCGCGGAGAGCAGCGCTTTGCCGCGATCGAGGTCGAACTCGACGTCACGAATGCCAATCGAGCTTCGATTCGCGTCGACCTCACCCGCGATTCGGGGCACCGTCAGATCGTTATAGCGCACGTTATGGAGCTCGATGTCGTCGCGCAACCGCGGCGCGGCGCGTGTACCGGCGACGTGCAAGGTCGAAACCAAAGCGCCGCGAACTGCGAGTTGCGTACCGGCAGCGCGGTTCAAGAAATCGCCGATGTCAGCGCTGCTACTGGTCACTGTCAATGCTAGCGGATCGCCTGCCCGCAAACCGAACGTGCCGGACGCGACCGTCGTCATCGATGGAACGTCGAGCGCCGCAGACGTGAGCCTTCCATATCCATGCAGCGACGACGCGCTCACATCGAAACGTTCGATCGGCACCCGGCCGACGGTTCCTCGGGTGACCGTCGCATGGGCCTGCAAGTTCAGATCCGGATAGCGGCCCGAGAACGTCGTATCGAGGTCGAGCCGCCCCGTGATCGGCGCGTTGTACCCCAGCATCGGCAGCCAGGTCGCAAGATCCACGTGGCGAGCGATCGCAACGAGATGGCCGCTCTGTGAGGCCGGCGCGATCGTGCCGTGCAGCGCCACTTCTCCGCTAGGACTTCCGAAGCGCAGAGAGGTCGCCACCGAATTGCCTGCGGCTTTCCATCGAGCCGCCACACTCCCCAGATCGAGGCGGCGCCATTTCGCATTGACGAATGTTGCATCACCGCTGCTCGAAAGCACGCGGCCGCCAATCGTTTGTGCTTGCAACGCCAGCGAACCGGTCCCCGCAAACATGTCCCCCGCATCAAAAAAATCGTTGAAGTCGGCGAGATCGACACGGGGTGCACGGAGCGCCAGGCCCGCGGCGCCGGCGCGATTGACGGTTGCGTTCAGATCGATCGCCGACGACCCTACGACGACGCGTCCGTCGCTGACCGTGACTGCACTCGGGTCGCCGCGCACGCCTGCCGAGAAGTCGCGGACGTCCAAGCCATTGACCGAGCCTTCAGGGACGCGCACCTGCCCTGCAAACGCGGGCGTGTTCGCTGACCCAGCGACGCGAATGTCGGCGTCGACGCTGCCTTGGATGAGCGGCGCCTTCTGCGGTGCAACAGTCGCCACTAACGTACTTACGTCCGACGAATGCAGCTGAGCGGCGAGATCGTATCGCGGCGTAACCGCGTTGCCCGCCGAAAGACCGCGAATGGTTCCATCGACGCCGACGAAGAGCGGGCCGACCGCCGCGGCAGCATCGTGGATGTCGAGCGTGCCATTTCGATATGCCAATCCGGCGTTGCCGTTGACGTCGAAATTGCGATAACGCCCGTCCGCAATTACCACGGTGCCGTCGACGTCCGGCGAGTAGGTCGTTCCGCCGAGCATGGCGCCGAAACTCCCCTGCGATCCAAGATCGCCGACGATCGTGCCGCGCAATGCCCCGCCGTGGATCGCGAGTCCGGCGCGCGCGTGGGCCGCGCCCCACGCCCCCGCCAGCGATGCAGCGCCGACCCCCGCGATCGTGCCGGGCGCGCTACTCGTCCCGGCGAAGGTGGCATCGAGCGTTCCCCGGGCCGCGGCGAGCGGAAAGTCGCGCACGGCAAGGATACCGATGCTGCTAGCGCCCGGCGCACGATCTAAGACAACGCGCGCGTAGAGCGTGCCGTTGCCGCCGCGCGCGATCAGTGGGCCGACCGTTCCGTTGCCGCGTTCGTCGACGTTGAAAATTCCATCGAGCGACTCGTTGCCTCCGCCTCCCCAGAGCGCGCCGCGCAGCGCGATCGCTCGAGGATCTTTCGCCGTGGCGACCGCGACCGCGTCGAGCGAAGCTTGCGGTAAGAGCGCATCGAGATAGGGCGCGCCGCCCGGCGGGGAGCCCGCACGAACCATCAGCTCGATCGCGTTGGGTTCTTTGTCGAGTGCAATGCGGCCGCGAGCGTTGAAGTGCGCACTACCATATTCGCCGTGAAAAGCCACGACGTCGGCTTGGTGACCATCGAACGCCGCAAGGGCGGAAACATTCGTCAAGCTCGTTGCAGCGTAGGTGGTGCGCGGTGAGCGCAATGAAACCCACGTCAGCGGTGCCTTTGCGCTCCCCTCGATCAGCAAAGCAAATGCGATCGGGCCCGTCACGGGCAAACGTTGCGCGCAGGCAAGGATCGTTCGAAGTTGCCGCACGTCGCCGCTGCCTCGCACTGCGACGCGCAGTCGGGGATCGCGCAGGCCATAGACGCCACCCGCAATCGTGGCCGGTATTCCGCCGACGTTTGCTCGCAAACCTGATGTCAAGAGGCCGTCGTCGTACAGGTCGGCGGGGCCGTTCACGCCGAGGACGGGCTTGGAGAGACCTGCAATCGCGATGCGGCCATCCGTAAACGTCGCCGTAGCCGCCAAATGCGGGCGAAGCGTACCCGACCCGCCAAATCCAAAATAGCGAGCGTCGAATCTCCGCAGCGTTCCCGCCTGCATGCGAAGAGACGGGGAATCCAGGAGGAAGTTCGCTGCGCCGGCGACTGGGAGCTGCGCTGCGGTCCAATGCTGATCGATGAAATTGCGCGTGAGGTCGATGGTGCCGTTGCCGTTGACCGGAAAGAGCGCATCGCGCCGCTCTCCGTAGCGAAAAGCCACGCGATAGTTGGAGCGATTTTCGCTCGAAATGTCCGCATCGGCCCGCAGATTGCGTACGTAGAGCTGCCGCGAAAAGGCGAGGCGGCTTTCATCGATTACGTCGATCGAGCCGTTCGTCAAACGCGCGTGCAGAACGAGCGGCGGCGCTCCCGGTTGCGTGGCGTTGGCATTGAAGTTTGAAATCGGAACGTTATACGTTCCGTCGGCGTGCCGAATGAGGGTCACGCGAAGTCTGTCGGCGTCGAGGCTTTGCACGCCGAATAAGCGCTTACCGCCCGGCAGCAGATCGCGCAAATCGTAGGAAACATCCAATCGTCCAATCTCGGCGATCGGTTCGTCTCGAAAAGACGTTACCCGCGCGTCGGTAAAGGCGGCGCGCGCGATTCCGATTTCGGCATGGCTGAATGACAACCGCACGTGCCCTAAGGCCTCGACACCGGCAACGATCGCGAGCCGCGCTAGGGCTTGCCGTTCAAAGAATCCAAGCAGCAAGAGGCAGAGCATTGCTCCGGCGCCCGCGGCCCACCAGCGTCGCCTCGCGCTTTGGCTCACAGAGAACGGTTTTCCCAAGCGGAGGCCCGCTTATCGCGGCGCCGGGTTTCCTGAAGGCTTCCTGAGCGTTTAGGCGGCCTCGATGGGCCGCCGTGGGTCTTTGATTCGCCATCCCATGATAAGCAGCCAAAGCATGAAGATCAGCTCGCCCAAAGCCGTGATGAATACGAGTCCGATATTTGCATTCGGATAGAGATAGGGTTGCAGGCCCTGAACCACCCAGCCGACCCCATCGAGGACGAGGAGCACGCCAATGACTCTTGGGATGTAACCCGATCGGTAGATCAACACGCCCAGCAAAATCAGGTGCACCGCAAAAATGATAAGCGCGAACGCCCAGTCGTAGCGGAACGAGTGGAGCAGTAAATCGACTTGCGCACGCAGCGGCGCGGCTCCGAAAAGGCGGAGATACTCCGGGGTATTCAAGAGACGATAGACCGTGACCAGGTTTGTCAGGGCGACCAGTGCCACGGCTGCATATACGATTCGAAACCAGGCCGTCAAGAGCGAAAGTGCTCGATTCACGGGTATCAGCAGGACGTAGAGCGCCCACGCGATGACGACGTCTTCGAGCAGTGTGACGAAATTGCAGAAGATGATCGCCACAAAGTCGCCGCCGTGTGTCGTGATGTTCTGCACCGTGCGCTCGATGTTGCCGGGAATGACGAGCTTTGGAAAGAGCGCGAACTCTGCATAGCTTACCGGGCTCAACAGGTAGCCCAATCCGGCAATCACCGCGGCAAGGCGCAGTGTCAATCCCTCGCGATCGTTGGCCCGAAAACGCGGTTCCACCCTGCCCCTTTCTTCAGCGTTCGTGGTTCTCTTTTGCGTCGTGTTACAATGGCGCACGGTGAGCCTTACGACCGAACTGAAAGTCCCGCCCGATGCGGCTTTTGTTTCTCTCGTGCAAAGCTTCGCGCACGACGCGGCACAGCGAAGCGGGTTGAGCGAAAGCGAGCAAGACCGGCTTGCCGAGGCGGCCCGGCGAGGGTTTGCGGCGATCGTCGAAGAG
This Candidatus Eremiobacterota bacterium DNA region includes the following protein-coding sequences:
- a CDS encoding KUP/HAK/KT family potassium transporter — protein: MADPALPDSPRQGVRSALVLAALGVVFGDLGTSPLYTLKTCFTTAQVPPTLPNILGLVSLIIWALVIVVCVKYIGTLMRVDHEGEGGILALLALASPPRAFGMPIRPNWITFVVIVGAGMLFGDGIITPAISVVSAVEGIGVSTSAAQPYVVPISVAILVGLFLLQSRGTERIGRLFGPVLALWFVAIGTAGLVAIIRAPAIAAALDPRHALYFVSHHGIFGFLVFGGVVLAVTGVEALYADMSHFGRKPIVIAWYGLVFPTLILNYAGQGAFLIGNPNGLAISSPFFGLVPGPFLLPMVFLATLATVIASQALISGAFTLTEQAINLNLWPRMTVCHTSLRLRGQVYVPTVNAALGIACIVLVLTFRSSDHLAAAYGLAVSATMLATSIVFYRVAVDVLKWKRAITIPLIVAFAIVDGTFFLSGLPKIVEGAWLPLVISLAFALTAWTWLEGRRCVAKSLSDLQIPLEQYVRDSPPAKEPAKGTMVFLTGDSDGMPFVADSKRGWIRLRAAEENIILLTFIRAAHPYVTRDERVTVDRINTRVHRVKARFGYMESPLMKTVTDACQAKGLRIDSDDTSFLYADPRIEVDRQNPLPAWQRNYFMVLLRNARPLPDDLEIRPNQCVKLGVEVAL
- a CDS encoding translocation/assembly module TamB domain-containing protein, which gives rise to MSQSARRRWWAAGAGAMLCLLLLGFFERQALARLAIVAGVEALGHVRLSFSHAEIGIARAAFTDARVTSFRDEPIAEIGRLDVSYDLRDLLPGGKRLFGVQSLDADRLRVTLIRHADGTYNVPISNFNANATQPGAPPLVLHARLTNGSIDVIDESRLAFSRQLYVRNLRADADISSENRSNYRVAFRYGERRDALFPVNGNGTIDLTRNFIDQHWTAAQLPVAGAANFLLDSPSLRMQAGTLRRFDARYFGFGGSGTLRPHLAATATFTDGRIAIAGLSKPVLGVNGPADLYDDGLLTSGLRANVGGIPATIAGGVYGLRDPRLRVAVRGSGDVRQLRTILACAQRLPVTGPIAFALLIEGSAKAPLTWVSLRSPRTTYAATSLTNVSALAAFDGHQADVVAFHGEYGSAHFNARGRIALDKEPNAIELMVRAGSPPGGAPYLDALLPQASLDAVAVATAKDPRAIALRGALWGGGGNESLDGIFNVDERGNGTVGPLIARGGNGTLYARVVLDRAPGASSIGILAVRDFPLAAARGTLDATFAGTSSAPGTIAGVGAASLAGAWGAAHARAGLAIHGGALRGTIVGDLGSQGSFGAMLGGTTYSPDVDGTVVIADGRYRNFDVNGNAGLAYRNGTLDIHDAAAAVGPLFVGVDGTIRGLSAGNAVTPRYDLAAQLHSSDVSTLVATVAPQKAPLIQGSVDADIRVAGSANTPAFAGQVRVPEGSVNGLDVRDFSAGVRGDPSAVTVSDGRVVVGSSAIDLNATVNRAGAAGLALRAPRVDLADFNDFFDAGDMFAGTGSLALQAQTIGGRVLSSSGDATFVNAKWRRLDLGSVAARWKAAGNSVATSLRFGSPSGEVALHGTIAPASQSGHLVAIARHVDLATWLPMLGYNAPITGRLDLDTTFSGRYPDLNLQAHATVTRGTVGRVPIERFDVSASSLHGYGRLTSAALDVPSMTTVASGTFGLRAGDPLALTVTSSSADIGDFLNRAAGTQLAVRGALVSTLHVAGTRAAPRLRDDIELHNVRYNDLTVPRIAGEVDANRSSIGIRDVEFDLDRGKALLSASAPITFGARGITLRNGGAISGSLVADGVDLSDAAGLLPKQTNLRGQVNGRIDLAGTFASPTLLGALTVSDGTFAGPMERTPITGIAGTLTFTGTRAILESHALIGSGRLTASGVASIPDLRPADATLSFNLRATEARLDMPAYFQGTVSGAVAMVRAPGSLPSLSGDLAMSHARLPLSAFLTLNKAGPSQARSLDVAFDNLQLTAGPDVRVQSANVDIGATGAVRLGGTLGAPTLAGGFHSTGGSLTFYRAFNIERGDVRFDPADGLIPNVDAVATTFVPNPATAIRLQATGAVTNMNLALASDPPYSRQQILGLLVGAQQFGAVQGVQSTGGGGLSATSAVQNVAKGQLNAAFTRTLLEPISASVGSALGFNEVQITSDLQTGVGVNASKTLGKYVTAIFRQTFGYPQTQSVGLEAHPNPETGLRLTAYSSTGPTLFALQQPQPAAANVLNVNPATSFTPINGSSGVSFSYVRRWW
- a CDS encoding DUF4386 domain-containing protein, with the translated sequence MEPRFRANDREGLTLRLAAVIAGLGYLLSPVSYAEFALFPKLVIPGNIERTVQNITTHGGDFVAIIFCNFVTLLEDVVIAWALYVLLIPVNRALSLLTAWFRIVYAAVALVALTNLVTVYRLLNTPEYLRLFGAAPLRAQVDLLLHSFRYDWAFALIIFAVHLILLGVLIYRSGYIPRVIGVLLVLDGVGWVVQGLQPYLYPNANIGLVFITALGELIFMLWLLIMGWRIKDPRRPIEAA